The stretch of DNA GTGTGGGCGCAATCCGGGAACCCCGAGCAGCCGTAGAACTTGCCCCGGCGGCCCAGCTTGATGACGAGCGGCTTGCCGCAGTCGGGGCAGAGCTCGTCGGTGGCCTCGGAGGTCACGTCCTCCTTCGGCACCTCCCCCGCCTTGTTAAGCCGGTCCTGCATCGGCAGGTAGAACGACTCGACCACCGGGCGGTAAGCGACCTTGCCCTCGGCCATCTCGTCCAGGCGCTCCTCCATGTCCGAGGTGAACTCGAAATCCATGAAGTGGTCGCCGAAGTAGCGGACGAGGAAGTCGCTGGTGACCTCGCCGGTGTCGGTGGCGTGAAAGCGCTTGTTTTCCACCCGTACGAAGTCACGCTTCTCGTCGAGGATGGTGGTCATGATCGAAGCGTAGGTCGAGGGGCGGCCGATGCCCCGGGACTCGAGCTCCTTGATGAGCGAGGCCTCGGTGTAGCGGGGAGGCGGCTGGGTGAAATGCTGCTCGGGCCTCAGCTCCCGCAGGTTCAGCTCCTGGTCGGCTGCGAGAGTGGGGAGCTTGGACTCGGGCTCCTCCTCCTCGTCCTTGGCCTCCCGGTACAGGCGGGTGAATCCGTCGAACTTCATCGTCGACCCGGTCGCCCGGAACAGGTGGATGTCTGCACCGTTGGCCGGCGCGGCCGCCACGTCGGCCGAGACCTGGTCGTAGACCGCCGGCGCCATGAGCGAAGCGACCGACCGCTTCCAGATGAGGTCGTAGACCTTGATCAAGGCGTCGGCGTCCCGGCTCTCGCCGGCTCGGATCTCGGCCTCGAGGTCCTTGGCGCTGCGGGTCATGTCCGACGGGCGGATGCACTCGTGGGCTTCCTGGGCGCCCTTGGCCTTCTTGTCGTGGTTCTTGTAACGGCCGACCCAGTACTTGTCGCCGAAGTTCTTCTTCACCAGGCCCGCAGCGGCCGAGATCGCCTCCGAGCTCATCGAGGTGGAGTCGGTACGCATGTAGGTGATGTAGCCCCTTTCGTAGAGGCGCTGTGCCAGGCCCATGGCCCGGCGGCTGCCGAAGCCGAGCTTGCGGGAGGCGTCCATCTGGAAGCTGGAGGTGATGAACGGCGGGAACGGGACCTTGCGGGTCTCCTTGGTGCGGACGTCGGCTACCTTCCAGGAAGCGCCGTCCAGCGCAGCGGCGATCGCCTCGGCCCGGGCCTGCTCGCCGATCCGGTTGGCCAGGTCCTCGGCGGAGTCCTTGCCGATCTTGGTGGGGATCTTGATGTCCCCGATCTGGACCAGGGTGGCGATGAAGCCCTCGCCGGCGAGGGTGTCGAGCAGCGCCTGGAGCGTCCAGTACTCGGTGGCGACGAACTTGCCGATCTCCCGCTCCCGCTCGACCACCAGACGCAGGGCCGGGCTCTGCACCCGTCCCGCAGACAGGCCGTAACGGATCTTGTGCCATACCAGCTGGGAGACCGGGTAGCCGACCAGGCGGTCGATGCTGCGGCGGGCCTGCTGGGCGTCGACCAGTCGCTGGTCGATGGCCCGGGGCGACTTGATGGCCTCGGTGACCGCCTTCTTCGTGATCTCGGTGAAGGTGACCCGGCGCTGCTTGTCCAGCGGGATCTTGCAGCTCTCGGTGATGTGCCACGCGATGGCCTCGCCCTCGCGGTCGTAGTCGGTGGCGAGGTAGACGTGGTCGGCCTTCTTCGCCGCGGTGGCGATAGCCGAGATGACCTTCTTTTTGTCCTCGTTGACGACGTACTCGAGCTTGAAATCGTGCTCGACGTCGACGCCCAGGGTCTTTATGGGCAGATCCCGGACGTGACCTACCGACGCAAGGACTTTGAAGTCCTTACCCAGGTACTTGGCAATAGTTTTCGCTTTGGCCGGTGATTCCACGACCATCAGGTTCTGAGACATATTGGTTGGTGGGGCAGAGTGATGCCGATTTGCGTTTCTGTCAAACCCGGAGTTTCGAGTCACCGTTTGGAGGTGCCGGGTGGTTGGAGCCTTCAACGCATTCTCCCCTACTTTATTTCCAAGGCCGGAAAACGCCACTTTCCGGGCTCAGGTTTGGCAAAAAACCGACCGGGTAACGACGACTCGCTCCGGCAGGAGGCCGGCCTTCGCCGTACCCGCCCTGCCAGATAGCGGCAAACTCGCCCCAGAACCGGGCCCGGTGGAAACGGAGAGCTTTTCGATGGCGCGGGTATTGATCACGGGCGGGGCAGGCTTCTTCGGCACCGTGCTCAAGCACCGTCTCCTCGACGAAGGGTTCGAGTGCTGGAGCGTCGACCTGTGTGCGGACCCCACGGTGCGCGACGGCTTCACCTCGACGGTCGGGGACATCGCCGACCGGTCGGTCCTCGATGAGATCTTCGCCCAAACGAAGTTCGACGCGGTTTTTCACTGCGCCGCCCTGCTGGCCCACGAGGTGAAGGACAAGAACGCGCTGTGGCGCAGCAACGTCGAGGGCACCCGGGTGCTGGCCGAGTGCGTCCGGGACAACGGCGTCCCGAAGCTGACCTTCATCTCCTCCAACTGCCTGTGGGCCGAGAACTTCCGCCGTCCGGTGACCGAAACCGACCCGCCCAGGCCGGTTGAGGTCTACGGCCGCTCCAAGCTGGAGGGCGAGAGGATCCTCCTCGGCTTTGCAGACCACTTTGCCACCACGGTCCTCCGGAGCCCCACGATCATCGCCCCAGGTCGGCTGGGGCTGCTCAGCATCCTGTTCGACTTCATCCGCGAGGACCGGAAGTTGTGGGTGGTGGGCGGGGGGCACAACGTCTACCAGTTCATCTACGCCCCCGACCTCGCCGACGCGTGCCTGCTCTCCTACAAGGCGGAGGCGCCGGGCGTCTTCAACGTCGGCTCGGACAACGTGCAGTCGATCCGGGAGGTCTACCAGTACGTGATCGACAAAGCCGGTTCCAAGTCCAGGATCGCATCGCTGCCGAAGGCCCCAACCCTGGCGGCGATGGGCCTGGCCAGCGCCCTGCACATCTCTCCTTTGGGCCCGTACCAGCGAAGGATGATCGCGGAGGACTTCATCTTCGACACCTCCAAAGCCAAGGCGGAGCTCGGCTGGCAGCCG from Actinomycetota bacterium encodes:
- the topA gene encoding type I DNA topoisomerase, with the translated sequence MVVESPAKAKTIAKYLGKDFKVLASVGHVRDLPIKTLGVDVEHDFKLEYVVNEDKKKVISAIATAAKKADHVYLATDYDREGEAIAWHITESCKIPLDKQRRVTFTEITKKAVTEAIKSPRAIDQRLVDAQQARRSIDRLVGYPVSQLVWHKIRYGLSAGRVQSPALRLVVEREREIGKFVATEYWTLQALLDTLAGEGFIATLVQIGDIKIPTKIGKDSAEDLANRIGEQARAEAIAAALDGASWKVADVRTKETRKVPFPPFITSSFQMDASRKLGFGSRRAMGLAQRLYERGYITYMRTDSTSMSSEAISAAAGLVKKNFGDKYWVGRYKNHDKKAKGAQEAHECIRPSDMTRSAKDLEAEIRAGESRDADALIKVYDLIWKRSVASLMAPAVYDQVSADVAAAPANGADIHLFRATGSTMKFDGFTRLYREAKDEEEEPESKLPTLAADQELNLRELRPEQHFTQPPPRYTEASLIKELESRGIGRPSTYASIMTTILDEKRDFVRVENKRFHATDTGEVTSDFLVRYFGDHFMDFEFTSDMEERLDEMAEGKVAYRPVVESFYLPMQDRLNKAGEVPKEDVTSEATDELCPDCGKPLVIKLGRRGKFYGCSGFPDCAHTHPLPGQPDQAPELLDEKCPDCGNPLQKRRGRFGPFVGCSTYPECKYIQKDKPRNTGVPCPKCLETPCKRCTDNAPGDLLERKGKKGVFFGCSHYPACRHTQNEDPSLLPASGGSSSNAVTATK
- a CDS encoding NAD(P)-dependent oxidoreductase; this translates as MARVLITGGAGFFGTVLKHRLLDEGFECWSVDLCADPTVRDGFTSTVGDIADRSVLDEIFAQTKFDAVFHCAALLAHEVKDKNALWRSNVEGTRVLAECVRDNGVPKLTFISSNCLWAENFRRPVTETDPPRPVEVYGRSKLEGERILLGFADHFATTVLRSPTIIAPGRLGLLSILFDFIREDRKLWVVGGGHNVYQFIYAPDLADACLLSYKAEAPGVFNVGSDNVQSIREVYQYVIDKAGSKSRIASLPKAPTLAAMGLASALHISPLGPYQRRMIAEDFIFDTSKAKAELGWQPTLSNAEMLYLAYEYYFSNFDEIATRTDVSAHSRQAKMGVIRLLKWLS